A genomic stretch from Aerococcaceae bacterium zg-1292 includes:
- a CDS encoding pullulanase, with translation MVGKNNSDWKRRKQAQKIEKYGIRRFKVGVASVVIGAGLFLAGPAIEAQEVESNPAVDTAESSQAVDDEALSATKDEIEDENKTVPADVSTEEDKSEVSDSTPEIPSDDDAVKETQENNTVTPEKMVAPPDANAEAKETKEEPIAEGYMRLHFKKLPEEKIDQLGLWTWGGVEKTLENWPKGAHRFDKSKKDDYGYYLDVKQSETPGEIGYLLVDTTGTDDASTKITPTDQSVKLLDKSMNEAWIDEKFETSSFRPVENEQMLRVNYLRKDNNYENLGLWTWGDVENKSENWPHGALPFDKVGKYGRYVDVPLSKGLNSIAEFLVVNRKNNTKLIEDLKFTNRKKYSQVFLREGDPYVYTNPYFIKEAEDIDPSNATKGDEKVELKASIKRDVQSNHFALLDVEVKKPDNVEIKKIIADASAIGMSKELAISPELKRIALTATHDIKPGEYEIPIRAYDQNNKYYETKVRVKVIEHKKQAGDLDWDEQVIYFMVTDRFKDGDTTNNNPYKLPYDKAVNKGGVYHGGDFKGIIEKLDYLQKLGVTAIWITPIVENVRYDTSVGKENGEYYAYHGYWASDFEKLNPYLGTLEEFHELIDKAAERNIRIMVDVVLNHAGYGMKKGDKPKTSQIPTEKEQEKFDGMIRKEDGLDADTQRSLSGLPDFETERHEVRDQLVKWQASWLEKATTKKGNSIYGFRVDTVKNVDDTTWQHFKNVLAEKDSDFHLIGESWGASYKNTNNDLGDGKLDSLLDFGFKDIAKKFVNGQLEEAEKELIERNKKLTSAATLGQFLSSHDEDGFLDSLQNDKNKQKIAATLQLTAKGQPVIYYGEEIGHTGKNNWPFYTNRYDFDWSKVEGNDLHKHYQTLLAFRKNHSELLARGERSTVAGSNDEKWLMTKREFQGQKAYVGTNLNDKATELSLEVSSEATEIKDHYTNKTYKSTLCEDGKYRVALKAPSISEGGTLLLTATNGDIQSVTRAKEVTPPAPEAPTENEDVKPVEDGYVRMHFKKLPDQPQDTLGLWLWGDVEKPSEKVGQWPNGATSFANAKKDSYGYYLDVKKSSPEAKRIDYLINNKEGKNLTENKSVELISPNVKEVWLDENYGIHYYKPLAEEKMVRVNYFRKDGKYDDLGLWTWGSSATPGKTWPKGLALDKEGKYGRYVDVPLKDLQEFGFLIVNQKTGQKTQEKNYEFKDLANHSQLFVRDDDSKVYTNPHYISQTVLNDAELVAENRMELGFTNLDGIDEAEMKKRLSITSADNKAIDIQKVEIQREASKVIVTGDFKSGKAPYTAQFEGKKVVARTGWKLTDAVNGYDGELGAKLDETGANADAKLWAPSAESVSLVVYDKDDNEKEIGRVALTRQEKGVWQKTVNAQKDLGIESLHNYAYHYEVVRNGKKYLVLDPYAKSMAAWNSDNPPAVPDGVVSKPVGKAAFVAPEKLGPALDFAKIKNFKKREDAVIYEAHVRDFTSDPNIKDELKSKFGTYKAFIERLDYLKELGVTHIQLLPIMNYYYGNELDNQKRLTEYKSGNSNYNWGYDPQHYFSLTGMYSENPKDPSKRIEEFKELVNEIHKRGMGVILDVVYNHTAALHVLEDIEPNYYHFMNSKGVAKESFGGGRLGTTHKMSRRLLVDSIKYLTEQFKIDGYRFDMMGDHDAKSIQEAFDAAKAINPNMLMLGEGWKTYTGDDNHPEQAADQSWMSKTDSVGSFSDEMRNELKSGYGSEGQPRFLTNGARSINTIFNNILGRPGNFNADDPGDVVQYIAAHDNLTLYDVIAQSIKKDPKYHNEEILKRVRLGNSLILTAQGTPFIHSGQEYGRTKQFLHPDYKTTVDESKVPNKSTYLTDEQGKPFEYPYFIHDSYDSSDAVNRFDWQKVTDREKYAEHVLTKEYTKGLIAIRRSTDAFSRGTKKEIDENVKLITVPNNDSEAPIKQDDLVVGYQAVASNGDIYAVFVNADKNKRKIKYGKDFAHLKNAKLIADGRQAGLTEIAKPQGVAMSDDGVTLDGLTTAIMLIKKAEDAKPEEEPVLPTPDKEKPAVPDEGKSDSEKPSTPNDGEGETNDDSAEANTPKEDETPDKSQEGGNAETPGESDGNGEAEAPGKSDGNGEAEVPGKSDGNGKTDTPEAPSNKDEAPEQPSAPEVPKEGETSGDSDTPGASEKPGEKGQPEAPKEDGKTPGTPEAPGKEDGKSEAPGTKGDTPNTPNTPEAPVKPEAPGESDNKSETPEESGKDDVTLGESDKPGGEAETPDAPKEDGKTPGTPEAPGKEDGKPEVPEETGKEERPGEKEKEQPGTKGDTPNTPNTPGVPDKPKVPGESDNKPETPEESGKDDVTPGESDKPGGEAETPEKPKTPKEDGTNPGTPDAPGKGEDTPGTPEAPGKEDGKSEVPEETGKEEQPGEKEKEQPGTKGDTPNTPNTPGAPDKPEVPGESDNKPETPEESGKDDVTPGESDKPGGEAETPEKPKNPKEDGKTPGTPEAPDKPEVPGESDNKSETPEESGKDDVTPGESDKPGGEAETSEKPKTPKEDGKNPGTSDTPGTPEAPGKEDGKPEAPEETGEEEQPGEKEKEQPGTKEDTPNTPNTPGAPDKPEVPGESDNKPETPEESGKDGVTPDKSQKPGGEAETPEKPKTPKEDGKTPGTPDTSGKGEDTPGTPEAPGKEEGKPEVPEETGKSEKPGTKGDAPNEAGKTPGNPETPKTPSAPEEFDKNDTPDKAKSEVHHDASTDVQVKLTGEDVNRGLKLTVKHVNTNPFDKSMDNELKDKDYDLYNIYFVNSQGKVERIKSEAFVTVPRDTAKKLLGVYYVATTGMAEALPFETVGDSVRFKVTHFSYYALVYATQTKQGEQPDDGKAQENGQSGAENTPDKGQSGKTTPNDNGQLGGKQSQDKDKSKTPNAPGKNDSTQTESQDSDKAKDSDSSAKEQPKTEQKDVQKSDANSAEAKSNKSDAKEQSSTPAATTNKVATTSEQLPKTGERDAYLIFSAAALSILAGIGMVSAKREEFDAEAVE, from the coding sequence ATGGTTGGAAAGAACAATAGTGACTGGAAACGGCGAAAGCAGGCTCAAAAAATTGAAAAGTACGGCATTCGTCGATTTAAAGTAGGTGTTGCATCAGTTGTAATTGGTGCAGGGCTATTTTTAGCGGGTCCGGCAATTGAAGCCCAAGAAGTAGAAAGCAATCCGGCGGTTGATACAGCAGAATCATCTCAAGCAGTGGATGATGAGGCACTATCAGCGACTAAAGATGAAATAGAAGACGAGAATAAAACGGTACCAGCAGACGTTTCAACTGAGGAAGACAAGAGTGAGGTGTCAGACAGTACACCTGAAATTCCATCGGATGATGATGCGGTTAAAGAGACACAAGAGAATAATACCGTTACGCCTGAAAAAATGGTAGCGCCACCAGACGCTAATGCCGAAGCTAAGGAAACGAAAGAAGAACCGATTGCTGAAGGGTATATGCGTTTGCATTTTAAAAAGTTACCGGAAGAAAAGATTGACCAATTGGGCTTATGGACTTGGGGTGGTGTTGAGAAAACATTAGAGAATTGGCCAAAAGGTGCTCATCGCTTCGATAAGTCTAAAAAAGATGATTATGGCTACTACCTGGACGTAAAACAATCTGAAACTCCAGGTGAAATAGGTTATTTATTGGTTGATACCACAGGAACAGACGATGCAAGTACAAAAATAACTCCGACAGACCAATCGGTCAAACTTTTAGACAAGTCAATGAATGAAGCGTGGATTGATGAGAAGTTTGAAACAAGTAGTTTTAGACCGGTTGAAAATGAACAGATGCTGCGAGTGAATTACTTGCGTAAAGATAATAATTATGAAAATCTTGGTTTATGGACATGGGGCGATGTAGAGAATAAATCAGAAAACTGGCCGCATGGAGCGCTCCCATTTGATAAAGTTGGAAAATACGGTCGCTATGTTGATGTGCCGCTATCTAAAGGTTTAAATTCCATTGCTGAATTTTTAGTGGTCAATCGAAAAAATAACACAAAATTAATAGAAGACTTAAAATTTACTAATCGCAAAAAATATAGCCAAGTCTTTTTACGTGAAGGTGACCCGTATGTGTACACTAATCCGTATTTTATCAAGGAAGCAGAAGACATTGACCCGTCAAATGCAACCAAAGGTGATGAAAAGGTTGAGTTAAAAGCATCAATCAAACGTGATGTGCAGTCGAATCATTTTGCATTATTAGATGTAGAAGTCAAGAAACCAGATAATGTGGAAATTAAGAAAATCATCGCTGATGCATCGGCGATTGGTATGAGTAAAGAACTAGCGATTTCGCCTGAATTGAAACGTATTGCCTTGACTGCAACCCACGATATTAAACCAGGTGAGTATGAAATTCCGATTCGTGCTTATGACCAAAACAATAAATATTACGAGACAAAAGTTAGGGTTAAAGTTATCGAACATAAGAAACAAGCCGGTGATTTAGATTGGGATGAACAAGTCATCTACTTTATGGTCACTGACCGCTTTAAAGATGGAGATACTACTAATAACAATCCGTATAAACTGCCATACGACAAAGCGGTCAACAAAGGTGGCGTTTACCACGGTGGCGACTTTAAAGGTATCATCGAAAAATTAGATTATTTACAAAAATTAGGTGTAACTGCCATTTGGATAACGCCGATTGTTGAAAATGTTAGATATGATACTTCTGTGGGCAAAGAAAATGGCGAATATTATGCATATCATGGATACTGGGCGAGTGATTTTGAAAAACTAAATCCGTATTTAGGTACTTTGGAAGAGTTCCATGAATTGATTGATAAGGCAGCAGAACGAAATATTCGTATCATGGTAGATGTGGTATTGAATCATGCTGGATATGGCATGAAAAAAGGTGACAAACCGAAGACATCACAAATACCAACTGAAAAAGAGCAAGAGAAATTTGATGGCATGATTCGTAAAGAAGATGGTTTGGATGCAGACACGCAACGTTCATTAAGCGGGCTACCTGATTTTGAAACTGAACGTCACGAAGTGCGTGACCAGTTAGTTAAATGGCAAGCGTCTTGGTTAGAAAAAGCAACAACTAAAAAAGGTAACAGTATTTACGGTTTCCGTGTGGATACAGTTAAAAACGTTGATGATACTACATGGCAACATTTTAAAAATGTTTTAGCGGAAAAAGATTCCGATTTCCATCTGATTGGTGAATCATGGGGCGCAAGTTATAAGAATACGAACAATGATTTAGGTGATGGTAAACTAGATAGCTTACTTGATTTTGGTTTTAAAGACATTGCGAAAAAATTTGTTAATGGGCAGTTAGAGGAAGCTGAAAAAGAATTAATTGAGCGTAACAAAAAATTGACTTCTGCAGCTACGTTAGGACAATTTTTAAGTAGTCATGATGAAGATGGCTTCTTAGATAGCTTACAAAATGATAAAAACAAACAAAAAATCGCTGCGACGCTTCAATTGACAGCGAAAGGGCAACCAGTTATTTATTATGGTGAAGAAATTGGTCATACGGGTAAAAACAATTGGCCATTCTATACTAACCGATACGATTTTGATTGGAGTAAAGTTGAAGGTAATGATTTACATAAACATTATCAAACATTACTGGCATTTAGAAAAAATCATTCAGAATTACTGGCTCGTGGTGAACGCAGTACCGTTGCTGGTAGTAATGATGAAAAATGGTTAATGACCAAGCGTGAGTTTCAAGGTCAGAAAGCATATGTTGGAACGAATTTAAACGATAAAGCTACTGAATTGTCCCTTGAAGTATCGAGTGAAGCCACAGAGATTAAAGACCATTATACAAATAAAACGTATAAATCAACGCTTTGTGAAGATGGCAAATATCGTGTAGCGCTAAAAGCACCGAGTATTTCAGAGGGTGGAACCTTACTGTTAACCGCCACAAATGGTGACATTCAATCCGTTACAAGAGCGAAAGAAGTAACACCACCGGCACCTGAAGCACCGACTGAAAATGAAGACGTTAAGCCAGTAGAAGATGGTTATGTGCGCATGCATTTCAAAAAATTACCAGACCAACCTCAAGATACACTTGGATTATGGTTGTGGGGGGATGTTGAGAAACCATCTGAAAAAGTAGGTCAATGGCCGAATGGTGCGACAAGTTTTGCGAATGCAAAAAAAGATAGCTATGGCTATTATCTCGATGTCAAAAAATCATCACCAGAAGCTAAACGTATTGATTATCTTATTAACAATAAAGAAGGTAAGAATCTTACTGAGAATAAGAGTGTTGAACTGATTTCACCAAATGTAAAAGAAGTATGGCTAGATGAGAATTATGGTATACATTATTATAAACCATTGGCAGAAGAGAAAATGGTTCGTGTAAACTACTTCCGTAAAGATGGTAAATATGATGATTTAGGTTTATGGACTTGGGGGTCGTCGGCTACACCAGGAAAAACGTGGCCAAAAGGTCTTGCTTTAGATAAAGAAGGTAAGTATGGTCGCTATGTAGATGTTCCATTGAAAGATTTGCAAGAATTTGGTTTCCTAATTGTTAATCAAAAAACTGGACAAAAGACACAAGAGAAAAATTATGAGTTCAAAGACTTAGCCAACCATTCTCAATTATTCGTCCGTGATGATGATTCAAAAGTGTATACCAATCCGCATTATATTAGTCAAACGGTATTGAATGATGCGGAACTCGTAGCAGAAAATCGAATGGAATTAGGATTCACAAACTTAGACGGTATTGACGAAGCAGAAATGAAAAAACGACTTTCAATCACTTCGGCAGATAATAAAGCGATTGACATTCAAAAAGTCGAAATTCAACGTGAAGCGTCCAAAGTAATAGTAACTGGTGATTTCAAATCTGGAAAAGCACCTTACACTGCTCAATTTGAAGGTAAGAAAGTCGTTGCACGTACAGGATGGAAATTAACTGATGCAGTAAATGGCTATGACGGAGAATTAGGTGCCAAATTAGATGAAACAGGGGCCAATGCTGATGCCAAATTATGGGCGCCAAGTGCAGAGTCTGTATCATTAGTCGTTTATGATAAAGATGACAATGAAAAAGAAATCGGTCGTGTAGCACTAACCCGTCAAGAAAAAGGTGTTTGGCAAAAAACTGTGAATGCACAAAAAGATTTAGGAATAGAGTCGTTGCATAATTATGCCTACCATTATGAAGTCGTTCGTAATGGCAAAAAATATTTAGTGCTAGACCCGTATGCGAAATCAATGGCAGCATGGAATAGCGACAATCCGCCCGCAGTACCAGACGGTGTCGTTAGTAAGCCGGTGGGTAAAGCAGCCTTTGTTGCACCAGAAAAACTAGGTCCCGCATTAGACTTTGCGAAAATTAAAAACTTTAAAAAACGTGAAGATGCTGTTATTTATGAAGCGCATGTGCGTGACTTTACATCAGACCCGAATATTAAAGACGAACTCAAATCAAAATTCGGTACATATAAAGCCTTTATTGAACGTTTAGATTACTTAAAAGAGTTGGGTGTGACCCATATTCAATTATTACCGATAATGAATTACTATTATGGTAATGAGTTAGATAACCAAAAACGTTTGACGGAATATAAATCAGGCAACTCTAACTATAACTGGGGTTATGACCCGCAACACTATTTCTCATTAACAGGAATGTACTCAGAAAATCCAAAAGACCCAAGTAAACGAATCGAAGAATTTAAAGAATTAGTCAATGAAATTCATAAGCGTGGCATGGGTGTCATCTTAGATGTGGTGTATAATCATACAGCTGCCCTTCATGTGTTAGAAGATATCGAACCAAATTATTATCATTTCATGAATAGTAAAGGTGTTGCTAAAGAATCCTTTGGTGGCGGTCGTTTAGGTACAACGCATAAGATGTCTCGTCGTTTATTAGTGGATTCAATTAAATACTTAACGGAACAATTTAAAATTGATGGCTATCGCTTTGATATGATGGGAGACCATGATGCGAAGTCAATTCAAGAAGCGTTTGATGCTGCAAAAGCAATCAATCCGAATATGTTGATGTTAGGTGAAGGTTGGAAGACGTATACAGGAGACGACAATCATCCAGAGCAAGCTGCTGACCAATCATGGATGAGTAAAACAGATTCTGTCGGCTCATTCTCTGATGAAATGCGCAATGAATTGAAATCAGGATACGGTAGTGAAGGACAACCACGCTTCTTAACGAATGGGGCACGGTCTATAAATACCATCTTTAACAATATTCTCGGCCGACCAGGTAACTTTAATGCGGATGACCCAGGTGACGTTGTCCAATATATTGCAGCGCACGATAATTTAACCTTGTATGATGTGATTGCTCAATCAATTAAGAAAGACCCGAAATATCACAATGAAGAAATCTTAAAACGTGTTCGATTAGGTAATAGTTTAATTTTAACTGCACAAGGAACACCATTTATCCATTCAGGACAAGAATATGGACGTACGAAACAATTCTTGCATCCAGACTATAAAACAACAGTGGATGAATCCAAAGTGCCGAATAAATCAACCTATTTAACGGATGAACAAGGTAAACCATTTGAGTATCCATACTTTATCCATGATTCATACGATTCCAGTGATGCAGTCAACCGTTTTGATTGGCAAAAAGTAACGGACCGTGAGAAATATGCAGAACATGTATTGACGAAAGAATACACGAAAGGCTTAATCGCAATTCGTCGTTCAACGGATGCATTTTCACGGGGTACCAAAAAAGAAATCGATGAAAATGTGAAATTGATTACGGTACCAAATAATGACTCGGAAGCACCAATTAAACAGGATGATTTAGTGGTTGGCTATCAAGCAGTAGCATCAAATGGTGATATTTATGCCGTATTTGTCAATGCTGATAAAAACAAACGAAAAATTAAGTATGGCAAAGATTTTGCTCATCTTAAAAATGCGAAACTAATTGCTGATGGTCGACAAGCAGGGTTGACTGAGATTGCGAAGCCACAAGGTGTGGCAATGTCGGATGATGGTGTGACACTAGATGGATTAACAACTGCGATTATGTTGATTAAAAAGGCTGAAGATGCTAAGCCGGAAGAAGAACCAGTGTTACCAACTCCTGACAAAGAGAAACCAGCTGTTCCAGATGAAGGTAAGTCTGATAGTGAAAAACCATCTACGCCAAATGATGGTGAAGGCGAAACAAATGATGATTCTGCAGAAGCCAATACACCGAAAGAAGACGAAACGCCAGATAAGTCGCAAGAAGGTGGAAACGCAGAAACACCAGGTGAGTCGGACGGAAATGGTGAAGCAGAAGCGCCTGGTAAGTCGGATGGAAATGGTGAAGCAGAAGTGCCTGGTAAGTCAGATGGAAATGGAAAAACAGACACGCCAGAAGCTCCGAGTAACAAAGATGAAGCACCAGAACAACCAAGTGCGCCAGAAGTTCCGAAAGAAGGCGAAACATCAGGTGATTCAGATACGCCAGGAGCATCGGAAAAACCAGGTGAAAAAGGTCAACCAGAAGCGCCAAAAGAAGACGGAAAAACCCCAGGTACACCAGAAGCACCGGGTAAAGAAGACGGCAAATCAGAAGCACCAGGTACAAAAGGAGACACACCGAATACTCCTAATACACCAGAAGCACCAGTTAAACCAGAAGCCCCAGGTGAATCCGACAATAAATCTGAAACACCGGAAGAATCAGGCAAGGATGATGTAACACTGGGTGAATCCGACAAACCGGGTGGAGAAGCTGAAACGCCAGACGCACCAAAAGAAGACGGGAAAACCCCAGGTACACCAGAAGCACCGGGCAAAGAAGACGGCAAACCAGAAGTACCAGAGGAAACAGGTAAAGAAGAACGACCAGGTGAGAAAGAAAAAGAACAACCAGGTACAAAAGGAGACACACCGAATACTCCTAATACGCCAGGAGTACCGGATAAACCGAAAGTACCAGGTGAATCCGACAACAAACCTGAAACACCGGAAGAATCAGGCAAGGATGATGTAACACCGGGTGAATCAGATAAACCGGGTGGAGAAGCTGAAACGCCAGAAAAACCGAAAACACCGAAAGAAGACGGTACAAACCCAGGTACACCAGACGCGCCAGGCAAGGGAGAAGACACCCCTGGTACACCAGAAGCACCGGGTAAAGAAGACGGCAAATCAGAAGTGCCAGAGGAAACAGGTAAAGAAGAACAACCAGGTGAGAAAGAAAAAGAACAACCAGGTACAAAAGGAGACACACCGAATACTCCAAATACACCAGGAGCACCAGATAAACCAGAAGTACCAGGAGAATCTGACAACAAACCTGAAACACCGGAAGAATCAGGCAAGGATGACGTAACACCGGGTGAATCCGACAAACCTGGTGGAGAAGCTGAAACACCAGAAAAACCGAAAAATCCAAAAGAAGACGGAAAAACCCCAGGTACACCAGAAGCACCGGATAAACCAGAAGTACCAGGTGAATCCGACAATAAATCTGAAACACCGGAAGAATCAGGCAAGGATGATGTAACACCGGGTGAATCCGACAAACCGGGTGGAGAAGCTGAAACGTCAGAAAAACCGAAAACACCGAAAGAAGACGGTAAAAATCCAGGTACATCAGACACCCCAGGCACACCAGAAGCACCGGGCAAAGAAGACGGCAAACCAGAAGCACCAGAGGAAACAGGTGAAGAAGAACAACCAGGTGAGAAAGAAAAAGAACAACCAGGTACAAAAGAAGACACACCGAATACTCCTAATACACCAGGAGCACCAGATAAACCGGAAGTACCAGGTGAATCCGACAACAAACCTGAAACACCGGAAGAATCAGGCAAGGATGGTGTAACACCGGATAAATCACAAAAACCAGGTGGAGAAGCTGAAACGCCAGAAAAACCGAAAACACCGAAAGAAGACGGTAAAACCCCAGGTACACCAGACACATCAGGCAAGGGAGAAGACACCCCGGGTACACCTGAAGCACCAGGAAAAGAAGAAGGCAAACCAGAAGTGCCAGAGGAAACAGGCAAATCAGAAAAACCAGGTACGAAAGGCGACGCACCGAATGAAGCTGGTAAAACTCCAGGTAATCCTGAGACGCCAAAAACTCCAAGCGCACCAGAAGAATTTGATAAGAACGATACACCAGACAAAGCTAAATCTGAAGTGCATCATGATGCATCTACAGATGTTCAGGTTAAATTGACTGGCGAAGATGTTAATCGTGGTTTGAAATTAACTGTTAAACACGTTAATACCAATCCGTTTGATAAATCAATGGATAACGAATTAAAAGACAAAGACTATGATTTATATAATATTTACTTTGTTAATTCGCAAGGGAAAGTTGAACGAATTAAATCAGAAGCGTTCGTAACAGTACCTAGAGATACTGCTAAAAAGTTACTAGGTGTCTATTATGTTGCAACGACAGGTATGGCTGAAGCTTTACCGTTTGAAACTGTAGGAGACTCTGTGAGATTCAAAGTGACTCATTTTAGTTACTATGCCCTTGTATATGCTACTCAAACTAAACAAGGCGAACAACCAGATGATGGAAAAGCTCAAGAAAATGGTCAATCAGGTGCCGAAAATACGCCAGATAAAGGACAGTCAGGCAAAACGACACCAAATGATAATGGTCAATTGGGCGGTAAACAATCACAAGACAAAGATAAGTCTAAGACTCCGAATGCACCAGGTAAGAATGATTCAACACAAACGGAATCACAAGATAGTGATAAAGCGAAAGACTCTGATTCATCAGCTAAAGAACAGCCGAAAACTGAACAAAAAGATGTTCAAAAATCAGATGCTAATAGCGCTGAGGCTAAATCAAACAAATCAGATGCTAAAGAACAATCAAGTACACCAGCTGCGACTACGAATAAAGTTGCGACGACATCCGAACAATTACCAAAAACGGGTGAGCGTGATGCGTACTTAATCTTTAGCGCTGCCGCATTATCGATTTTAGCTGGTATCGGAATGGTTTCAGCAAAACGTGAAGAATTCGATGCGGAAGCAGTTGAATAG
- the pdhA gene encoding pyruvate dehydrogenase (acetyl-transferring) E1 component subunit alpha: MAKKKEAVTIEALLDPNNFDFSTVQIINEEGKVVNESLLPDLSDEELVRLMEDMVWSRILHERSTALNRQGRLGFYAPTAGQEASQLGSIAAIEKTDFILPGYRDVPQLIKHGLPLHQAFLWSRGHVGGSTFEQDLLAVPPQIIIGAQYIQAMGVAFGLKRDGKKAVAVTWTGDGGSSQGDFYEGINFAGSYKVPAIFFIQNNGWAISTPRELQSAAPTLAQKAVAAGIPGIVVDGMDVLAVYAVTKAARKYAIAGNGPVLIETLCYRFGPHTLSGDDPTRYQPEGVQDEWQAKDPLIRFRKYLEAKGLWSKEKEDAVIERTQEEIKEAIKLADQEPKQKISGFLKNMYETPDVFTQEFITKYEAKENK; the protein is encoded by the coding sequence ATGGCAAAGAAAAAAGAAGCTGTGACTATCGAAGCATTGTTAGATCCAAATAACTTCGATTTTAGCACGGTACAAATTATCAATGAAGAAGGTAAAGTTGTTAACGAAAGCCTGTTACCAGATTTATCTGATGAAGAACTCGTTCGATTAATGGAAGATATGGTTTGGTCACGTATTTTACACGAACGTTCTACTGCATTAAACCGCCAAGGTCGTTTAGGATTCTATGCACCAACAGCTGGTCAAGAAGCCTCTCAATTAGGGTCAATCGCTGCAATTGAAAAAACAGACTTTATTTTACCAGGTTACCGTGATGTTCCACAATTAATTAAACACGGTTTACCATTACACCAAGCATTCTTATGGTCACGTGGTCACGTAGGCGGAAGCACATTTGAACAAGACTTATTAGCTGTTCCACCACAAATTATTATCGGTGCACAATACATTCAAGCAATGGGTGTTGCATTCGGATTAAAACGTGATGGTAAAAAAGCTGTTGCAGTAACTTGGACAGGTGACGGAGGTTCATCTCAAGGTGACTTCTACGAAGGAATTAACTTTGCCGGTTCATATAAAGTACCAGCTATCTTCTTTATCCAAAATAATGGTTGGGCAATTTCTACACCGCGTGAATTACAATCAGCAGCACCAACATTAGCTCAAAAAGCAGTAGCAGCTGGTATTCCTGGCATCGTTGTTGACGGTATGGACGTGTTAGCCGTTTACGCAGTAACTAAAGCGGCACGTAAATACGCAATCGCTGGTAATGGACCAGTTCTAATCGAAACATTATGTTATCGTTTTGGTCCACATACTTTATCTGGTGATGACCCAACACGTTACCAACCAGAAGGTGTTCAAGATGAGTGGCAAGCAAAAGACCCATTAATTCGTTTCCGTAAATATTTAGAAGCAAAAGGTTTATGGTCTAAAGAAAAAGAAGATGCTGTTATCGAACGTACACAAGAAGAAATTAAAGAAGCAATTAAATTAGCAGACCAAGAGCCTAAACAAAAAATTTCTGGTTTCTTGAAAAATATGTATGAAACACCAGATGTGTTCACACAAGAATTTATTACAAAATACGAAGCAAAGGAGAATAAATAA
- a CDS encoding alpha-ketoacid dehydrogenase subunit beta produces the protein MAQLTMIQAITQAIATELRNDNRTLVFGEDVGKNGGVFRATEGLQDEFGEERVFNTPLAESGIGGLAVGLALTGYRPIPEIQFLGFVFEVMDSVVAQAARYRYRMGGTRNMPITFRAPFGGGVHTPELHADNLEGLLAQSPGIKVVIPSGPYDAKGLLISAIRDNDPVFFLEHMKLYRSFREEVPEKEYTIPLGKANVVKEGTDVSVITYGAMVREAVKAAEALEKDGISVEIVDLRTVQPLDIETILETVKKTNRVVVVQEAQRQAGVGARVMAEISERAILDLEAPIGFVAAPDTVFPFGQAEKDWLPNAADIEAQVRETYAF, from the coding sequence ATGGCTCAATTAACGATGATTCAAGCGATTACTCAAGCAATCGCAACAGAATTACGCAATGATAACCGTACATTAGTTTTCGGTGAAGACGTTGGTAAAAACGGTGGGGTATTCCGTGCAACAGAAGGATTACAAGATGAATTCGGTGAAGAGCGTGTATTCAATACTCCTTTAGCAGAATCAGGTATCGGTGGTTTAGCAGTTGGTTTAGCATTAACTGGTTACCGTCCAATCCCAGAAATTCAATTCTTAGGTTTCGTATTTGAAGTAATGGACTCAGTAGTGGCGCAAGCTGCTCGTTACCGTTACCGTATGGGTGGTACGCGCAATATGCCAATTACTTTCCGTGCACCATTTGGTGGTGGGGTACATACGCCAGAATTACATGCGGATAACTTAGAAGGTTTATTAGCACAATCACCAGGTATTAAAGTAGTAATCCCATCTGGTCCATATGATGCGAAAGGTTTATTAATTTCAGCAATTCGCGATAATGACCCAGTATTCTTCTTAGAACATATGAAATTATACCGTTCATTCCGTGAAGAAGTACCTGAAAAAGAATATACCATTCCTTTAGGTAAAGCGAATGTTGTAAAAGAAGGTACTGATGTATCTGTTATTACTTACGGTGCGATGGTTCGTGAAGCTGTTAAAGCCGCTGAAGCACTAGAAAAAGATGGTATCTCAGTAGAAATCGTTGACTTACGTACCGTTCAACCATTAGATATTGAAACGATTTTAGAAACAGTTAAGAAAACAAATCGTGTCGTAGTCGTACAAGAAGCACAACGTCAAGCAGGTGTAGGTGCGCGTGTGATGGCAGAAATTTCGGAACGTGCTATCTTAGACTTAGAAGCACCAATCGGATTTGTTGCAGCTCCGGATACAGTTTTCCCATTTGGTCAAGCAGAAAAAGATTGGTTGCCAAATGCGGCTGATATTGAAGCTCAAGTACGTGAAACATACGCATTCTAA